The Methanococcoides methylutens MM1 genome has a window encoding:
- a CDS encoding phosphate uptake regulator PhoU, with product MVFIETRKIQQTGGSTYIVSLPKRWAERAGITTGSQVTLQPQQDGTLNIAAEGTSRTQKKKNIIDVNGCVGDDLVRLLIAAYISGSDMIELRASRIQVDQKKIIRSLCHKLIGPEIIEETANSVLIQDLLNPSEVSIKKSVRRMFLIANSMLNDAMQALKDHDLDLALDVIERDDEVDRLYLLISKQFRTVLRGSRLPDTSETTIDEYHDLRLSASSLERIADHALKIAKTAATLDTPIPEDTMELIESSCTTSSAMVEDAIDALYNQNTDLANQVIEKVDGTKTRINELNASLLDLNSPEAIVALGTVADSIDRIGEYGANIAEFAINLSMAMAQNK from the coding sequence GTGGTTTTTATCGAAACTAGAAAAATACAGCAGACCGGCGGTTCCACGTACATCGTATCCCTGCCAAAAAGGTGGGCGGAACGTGCCGGAATCACAACCGGTTCACAGGTAACGCTCCAACCACAGCAGGACGGGACCCTCAACATTGCAGCCGAAGGGACTTCACGGACCCAAAAAAAGAAGAACATAATTGATGTGAACGGGTGTGTTGGAGATGACCTTGTAAGACTCCTGATCGCAGCCTACATATCAGGATCCGATATGATCGAGCTGCGTGCCAGCCGAATACAGGTTGACCAGAAGAAGATAATAAGGAGTCTCTGCCACAAGCTCATCGGTCCGGAAATAATCGAAGAGACCGCAAACTCCGTGCTGATTCAGGACCTGTTGAACCCCAGTGAAGTTTCGATCAAGAAAAGTGTCAGAAGGATGTTCCTTATCGCAAACTCAATGTTAAATGATGCAATGCAGGCACTGAAAGACCATGACCTTGACCTTGCACTTGACGTCATCGAACGTGATGATGAAGTGGACAGGCTTTACCTGCTCATTTCAAAACAGTTCAGGACTGTACTGCGGGGAAGCCGCCTTCCGGACACATCCGAGACCACAATAGACGAGTACCATGACCTGCGGCTTTCTGCAAGTTCACTGGAACGTATCGCAGACCACGCGCTCAAGATAGCAAAGACCGCAGCCACCCTTGACACACCAATTCCGGAAGATACCATGGAACTTATCGAAAGTTCCTGTACAACCTCAAGTGCCATGGTAGAAGATGCCATCGATGCATTGTACAACCAGAACACCGATCTTGCCAATCAGGTGATCGAAAAGGTAGATGGTACGAAAACAAGGATCAATGAGCTGAACGCATCACTTCTTGACCTCAACTCCCCGGAAGCCATTGTGGCCCTGGGCACCGTGGCAGACAGTATCGACAGGATAGGAGAATACGGAGCGAATATTGCAGAATTTGCGATCAACCTTTCAATGGCAATGGCCCAGAACAAATAA
- a CDS encoding protein-L-isoaspartate O-methyltransferase, whose translation MECEEKRKILINSLKYNGICDKVLDAMMRVPRHLFVPDDYQETAYMDMPLPIGHNQTISAPHMVAIMCDLLEISEGMKILEVGSGSGYNAAVMAELVGEKGHIYTVERIPELAHFAEKNLKKAGYRNVTVVQDDGSCGLEEHEPYERISVTSAAPEVPRPLIDQLSTEGIMAIPVGNGEQQLVVVRKDSKGNVSYEAWGGVIFVPLIGKYGY comes from the coding sequence ATGGAGTGCGAAGAGAAACGGAAGATACTGATAAACTCACTTAAGTACAACGGGATATGCGACAAAGTCCTTGATGCGATGATGCGTGTCCCAAGACATCTTTTTGTGCCTGATGATTATCAGGAAACGGCATACATGGACATGCCACTTCCCATCGGACATAACCAGACCATATCCGCACCACACATGGTTGCGATCATGTGTGACCTGCTGGAAATCTCTGAAGGGATGAAGATACTCGAGGTTGGAAGCGGATCCGGGTATAATGCCGCGGTCATGGCAGAGCTTGTGGGGGAGAAAGGCCACATATATACTGTTGAGCGCATACCCGAACTGGCTCATTTTGCAGAAAAGAATCTCAAAAAGGCAGGATACAGGAATGTCACTGTCGTTCAGGATGACGGTTCCTGCGGACTGGAGGAACATGAGCCTTACGAACGCATTAGTGTGACCTCTGCAGCCCCGGAGGTGCCACGCCCACTTATCGACCAGCTCTCAACAGAAGGAATTATGGCAATTCCTGTGGGCAATGGTGAACAACAACTTGTAGTTGTGAGAAAGGACAGCAAAGGCAATGTCAGCTACGAGGCATGGGGAGGAGTTATTTTTGTACCCCTCATTGGAAAGTACGGATATTAA
- a CDS encoding HVO_0476 family zinc finger protein, translating into MTEEIIVVCPMCSPKEPVGHDILRPGQNPVVQCHECGAVHPTTIEEKKPVKTKVIVSKDDVSFTLHTNIDAGEMIYVDDELIVDDEEADEVYPIIVTSLEAGGRRVEREEIENVDVIWGRATDEVTAKISIKIRNGSTSVEKRVSGEFEFIVGEKYNAERKDFQITKIKIRGGGFQSRKGDRVPAKYIKRIFATEVRKKGWGEAKTSWSAKRNGRY; encoded by the coding sequence ATGACAGAGGAAATAATAGTAGTTTGCCCAATGTGTTCACCAAAGGAACCAGTGGGACATGATATTCTAAGACCAGGCCAGAATCCTGTTGTCCAGTGCCACGAATGTGGAGCAGTACACCCCACAACCATTGAAGAAAAAAAGCCCGTTAAGACCAAGGTTATCGTCAGCAAGGATGACGTTTCATTCACACTTCATACAAACATTGACGCCGGCGAGATGATATATGTCGACGATGAGCTCATCGTGGATGATGAGGAAGCAGATGAAGTATACCCGATCATTGTAACCTCACTGGAAGCAGGCGGTCGGCGTGTTGAAAGGGAAGAGATAGAGAACGTTGATGTGATCTGGGGGCGTGCCACCGACGAAGTAACCGCAAAGATATCAATAAAGATCCGTAATGGATCCACATCTGTTGAAAAAAGGGTTTCCGGGGAATTCGAGTTCATTGTAGGCGAGAAATACAATGCTGAAAGGAAGGATTTCCAGATCACAAAGATCAAGATAAGGGGAGGAGGATTCCAGTCCCGTAAAGGAGACAGGGTCCCAGCCAAATATATCAAACGCATATTCGCTACCGAAGTGCGTAAAAAAGGATGGGGAGAGGCTAAGACTTCATGGAGTGCGAAGAGAAACGGAAGATACTGA
- the speB gene encoding agmatinase, whose protein sequence is MFYRPGMVDALADYESAGYVLFGVPFDRTSSFRAGSRWAPDAMRSASANFESYNSFFDIDLAELPIHDAGNFEAGVLVDDVLSELSLDVAGITEDGKIPIMMGGEHSLTLPCVKACAKRAEGKFGVVVLDAHFDLRDEFEGVKYNHACVSRHILEEVTDNYVTIGVRSGPKEEWDFAKDNDICYYTPEEVTSKGADTLVEEIKEYLDCDSIYLSLDMDALDPAYAPALGTPEPFGLSSLEVRDIIRGLAPMSAGFDVMEITPEYDGGQTAILGAKFIREFIAAHAASMK, encoded by the coding sequence ATGTTCTACCGCCCTGGCATGGTGGATGCACTGGCAGATTACGAATCTGCCGGATACGTCCTATTTGGAGTACCCTTTGACCGTACATCCTCATTCCGTGCCGGGAGCAGATGGGCTCCGGATGCTATGCGGAGTGCCTCTGCAAACTTTGAAAGTTATAACTCTTTTTTTGATATTGACCTTGCCGAACTTCCCATACACGATGCAGGGAACTTCGAAGCAGGTGTCCTTGTTGACGATGTGCTCAGTGAACTATCCTTGGATGTAGCCGGGATCACTGAGGACGGAAAGATCCCCATTATGATGGGAGGGGAGCACTCACTGACCCTTCCATGTGTCAAAGCCTGTGCAAAAAGGGCGGAAGGTAAGTTTGGAGTAGTGGTACTGGATGCCCATTTTGACCTTCGTGACGAGTTTGAAGGTGTGAAGTATAACCATGCCTGCGTTTCAAGACACATACTTGAAGAGGTCACCGATAACTATGTGACCATCGGAGTACGAAGCGGTCCGAAGGAGGAGTGGGATTTCGCAAAGGACAACGACATCTGTTATTACACACCGGAAGAGGTCACCAGTAAGGGGGCTGATACACTTGTCGAGGAAATTAAGGAATACCTTGACTGTGACAGCATTTACCTCTCACTTGACATGGATGCTCTTGATCCGGCATATGCACCTGCACTGGGGACACCGGAACCATTCGGCCTCAGCTCTTTAGAGGTGCGGGATATTATCAGGGGGCTTGCCCCAATGTCAGCAGGTTTTGATGTGATGGAGATTACACCGGAATACGATGGCGGCCAGACTGCTATCCTTGGTGCAAAGTTCATCCGCGAGTTCATTGCTGCACACGCAGCTTCAATGAAATGA
- a CDS encoding translation initiation factor IF-5A → MKQQVEVKELKEGKYVVVDDEPCVIKSIAKSKPGKHGSAKARIEAIGIFDGQKRSIISSVSAKTYVPIVERKSAQVLSVSGEIAQLMDMEDYSTLELTIPEQFKDRVVEGADITYITAMGKMKIDLR, encoded by the coding sequence ATGAAACAGCAAGTAGAGGTTAAAGAACTTAAAGAAGGTAAGTACGTAGTTGTAGATGATGAGCCATGTGTAATCAAGAGCATTGCAAAATCAAAGCCAGGTAAGCACGGTTCCGCAAAAGCAAGGATCGAAGCAATCGGTATCTTCGATGGCCAGAAGCGTTCCATCATCAGCTCAGTTTCTGCTAAGACATACGTACCTATTGTAGAGCGCAAATCCGCACAGGTATTATCCGTCTCAGGCGAGATCGCACAGCTCATGGACATGGAAGATTACTCCACACTTGAACTTACCATCCCTGAACAGTTCAAGGACAGGGTCGTTGAGGGTGCAGACATCACATACATCACAGCAATGGGCAAGATGAAGATCGACCTCAGATAA